A window of Desulforamulus hydrothermalis Lam5 = DSM 18033 contains these coding sequences:
- the scfA gene encoding six-cysteine ranthipeptide SCIFF → MKHIKTLNKKSLAATLKTGGCGECATSCQSACKTSCTVGNQVCAKQA, encoded by the coding sequence ATGAAACATATTAAAACCTTAAATAAGAAGTCCTTAGCAGCCACCCTGAAAACCGGCGGTTGCGGTGAGTGTGCCACTTCCTGCCAATCTGCTTGCAAAACCTCTTGCACAGTAGGCAACCAGGTTTGCGCCAAGCAGGCCTAG
- the scfB gene encoding thioether cross-link-forming SCIFF peptide maturase, protein MIHKFIFDGVRIVVDVHSGAVHVVDELVWDLLDLYQTAAGEEIMSALSPRYDRAEIEQALAEISALQQEGLLFTADPHQDNYRPRTDTVVKALCLHAAHDCNLRCKYCFAGQGQFGGPGGLMSAQIGRAAIDFLLEQSGPRKHIEIDFFGGEPLLNFQVIKELVPYGRQKARQAGKEIKYTLTTNGVLLNREVQQFLLDNQMAAVLSLDGRPAVHDAMRPAPSGRGSYALVLPHMQAYVQQEPAAGYYIRGTFTRHNLDFSQDVMHLAELGFRDISVEPVVGGSETDYAFRPEDLPLLLEEYEKLTRLLLARREAGQPINFFHFNIDLSGGPCLPKRLSGCGAGYEYLAVTPEGDLYPCHQFVGRPEFWLGHVTSGIQKPGIIEQFRQAHIYNKPRCRSCWAKFYCSGGCHANAQAFNNNLREPYEIGCRLAQKRFECAIYLQVKQAGLA, encoded by the coding sequence ATGATACACAAATTCATCTTTGACGGCGTCCGCATTGTGGTGGATGTGCACAGCGGGGCGGTTCATGTGGTGGATGAGCTGGTATGGGATCTGCTGGACTTATACCAGACGGCTGCCGGAGAAGAAATCATGTCAGCCCTCTCCCCTCGCTATGACCGGGCGGAGATCGAACAGGCCTTGGCGGAAATAAGCGCCTTACAGCAGGAAGGCCTGTTGTTTACCGCTGACCCGCACCAGGACAACTACCGGCCCCGGACCGATACAGTGGTAAAAGCCCTCTGCCTACATGCCGCCCATGACTGCAATTTGCGGTGCAAATACTGTTTTGCCGGCCAAGGGCAGTTCGGCGGGCCCGGCGGCTTAATGTCCGCCCAAATAGGACGGGCTGCCATAGATTTTCTCCTTGAACAATCGGGCCCGCGCAAGCATATTGAAATCGACTTTTTTGGCGGCGAACCCCTGCTCAATTTTCAAGTCATCAAGGAACTGGTGCCCTACGGCAGGCAAAAGGCCCGGCAAGCCGGCAAAGAAATCAAGTATACCCTTACCACCAACGGCGTGCTGCTGAACCGGGAAGTACAGCAGTTTCTGCTGGACAATCAAATGGCTGCTGTTTTAAGCCTGGACGGTCGGCCGGCTGTCCACGATGCCATGCGGCCGGCTCCCTCCGGCCGGGGCTCTTACGCTTTGGTGCTGCCGCACATGCAGGCCTATGTGCAGCAAGAGCCGGCGGCCGGCTATTATATCCGGGGCACCTTTACCCGGCATAATCTGGATTTCAGTCAGGATGTTATGCACCTGGCCGAGCTGGGCTTCCGGGATATTTCGGTGGAGCCGGTGGTCGGCGGCAGCGAAACCGATTATGCTTTCCGGCCGGAAGACCTGCCCCTGTTGCTGGAGGAATACGAAAAGCTGACCCGGTTGCTGCTGGCCCGCCGGGAAGCCGGCCAACCCATTAATTTTTTCCATTTTAATATTGACTTGAGCGGCGGGCCCTGCCTGCCCAAGCGCTTGTCCGGCTGCGGCGCCGGCTATGAATACCTGGCGGTGACACCCGAGGGTGACCTTTACCCCTGTCACCAGTTCGTGGGACGTCCGGAGTTTTGGTTGGGTCATGTCACGAGCGGCATTCAAAAACCCGGCATTATTGAGCAGTTCCGCCAGGCGCACATTTATAACAAACCGCGCTGCCGCAGTTGCTGGGCCAAATTTTATTGCAGCGGCGGTTGCCATGCCAACGCCCAGGCCTTCAACAACAACCTGCGGGAGCCCTACGAAATTGGCTGCCGGCTGGCCCAAAAGCGCTTTGAATGTGCCATTTATTTACAGGTAAAACAAGCAGGTCTTGCCTAA